The Leucobacter sp. UCMA 4100 genome window below encodes:
- a CDS encoding WhiB family transcriptional regulator: MTENEKPASQVPNNWFVDPVFLGVPGTRQDEDTALAWQADALCAQTDPEAFFPEKGGSTREAKRVCESCEVSAQCLEYALENDERFGIWGGLSERERRKLRKRA; this comes from the coding sequence GTGACCGAGAACGAGAAACCCGCATCGCAGGTTCCGAACAACTGGTTTGTAGACCCCGTTTTCCTTGGTGTTCCAGGGACCCGCCAAGACGAAGACACCGCTCTCGCATGGCAGGCCGACGCACTCTGTGCGCAAACTGACCCCGAAGCCTTCTTTCCTGAAAAGGGCGGATCGACGCGGGAAGCCAAGCGCGTGTGCGAATCGTGCGAGGTCAGCGCTCAGTGCCTCGAGTACGCACTCGAGAACGACGAGCGCTTTGGCATTTGGGGCGGGCTCTCAGAGCGCGAGCGCCGCAAACTGCGCAAACGCGCCTAA
- the manA gene encoding mannose-6-phosphate isomerase, class I, with product MLIFIQNVPRTYAWGSREALPEVLATEPTGEPQAELWLGDHEVDPAQVAGSMAEPLTLIDLIERNPEVYGVDGGHLPFLLKVLGIGAPLSLQVHPRKSQAREGFARENAAGIALDDPARSYKDANHKPELLVALSRIEALSGWRELGDAANDAAAIARGSGTCGARGSQLLLSFAARVQSAARLSVDGMAGREALLDWLLPGDEIVTETVRALAEVIMGDAPLDLDGVRRDVLRRLVTTHPGDPGVLISLLMHVVTLDAGEALYLDAGVLHAYLGGVGVEIMASSDNVLRAGLTEKHIDVPEFRRILDLATTNDPLFYGATPAPGLTTWQPPIPDFQLHRVRVDAEHDPLDAPGMHLARAVSLEAPYPLVMIATEGVLRVERIGADLREVASVRKGHSLYISAGGAVELSGSGEAFVASVGSRPEGDISRVEGVS from the coding sequence GTGCTCATATTTATACAGAACGTTCCACGCACCTACGCGTGGGGTTCTCGCGAAGCCCTGCCAGAGGTGCTCGCGACTGAGCCGACCGGTGAACCGCAGGCGGAGCTGTGGCTCGGCGACCACGAGGTCGACCCGGCGCAGGTTGCTGGCAGCATGGCCGAGCCGCTCACCCTCATCGACCTCATCGAGCGAAACCCCGAGGTGTACGGCGTCGACGGCGGGCACCTGCCCTTTCTGCTCAAGGTGCTCGGCATCGGGGCGCCGCTCTCGCTGCAGGTGCATCCCCGCAAGAGCCAGGCGCGGGAGGGATTCGCGCGTGAGAACGCCGCGGGAATCGCGCTCGATGATCCCGCCCGCTCGTACAAAGACGCGAACCACAAGCCCGAGCTGCTCGTCGCGCTCTCGCGCATCGAGGCGCTGAGCGGCTGGCGAGAGCTCGGTGACGCGGCAAACGACGCGGCGGCGATCGCTCGGGGCTCGGGAACCTGCGGGGCCAGGGGCAGCCAGCTGTTGCTCTCGTTCGCGGCGCGAGTGCAGAGTGCGGCAAGGCTCAGCGTCGACGGTATGGCCGGGCGAGAGGCGTTGCTCGACTGGCTGTTACCTGGTGACGAAATCGTGACCGAGACCGTTCGGGCGCTCGCCGAAGTGATCATGGGCGATGCGCCGCTCGACCTCGACGGCGTGCGCCGCGACGTGCTGCGCAGGCTCGTGACCACGCACCCCGGAGACCCCGGCGTGCTCATCTCGTTACTCATGCACGTCGTCACGCTCGATGCGGGCGAGGCGCTGTACCTCGACGCGGGCGTGCTGCACGCCTACCTCGGCGGTGTCGGGGTAGAGATCATGGCGTCGTCTGACAACGTGCTGCGCGCCGGGCTGACCGAGAAGCACATCGACGTGCCAGAGTTTCGCCGTATTCTCGACCTGGCGACCACCAACGATCCGCTCTTTTATGGGGCGACGCCAGCGCCCGGGCTCACGACCTGGCAACCGCCCATTCCCGACTTTCAGTTGCACCGCGTGCGCGTTGACGCCGAGCACGACCCGCTCGACGCGCCCGGGATGCATTTGGCGAGAGCCGTGTCTCTTGAGGCTCCGTACCCACTCGTCATGATCGCGACTGAAGGGGTGCTGCGGGTCGAGCGAATTGGGGCCGATCTGCGTGAGGTCGCAAGCGTGAGAAAGGGCCATTCTCTCTACATTTCGGCGGGTGGGGCCGTCGAGCTTTCGGGCTCGGGCGAGGCCTTCGTGGCGAGCGTCGGCAGTCGACCAGAAGGCGACATTTCGAGGGTCGAGGGCGTGTCCTGA
- a CDS encoding O-antigen ligase family protein, which yields MAEITREAKHHRLGVNAYATATFFIALGGNAFRNLLGLQGYVALVVVVFGIGIALFIKQRPERFRWYRLPAPLTLFLVFAALSILWSQYRLESLLGVTAQLITTAVAVMLALLLTWQETLSTLASAFRYLLGLSIVFELFVSIFIREPLLPWWIEAPEGKTPNLLYWSRDLLFEGGPIQGLLGSSTLLGFAALLGLIIFVIQLRAGTVRPFAGWFWVIVALATLVLTRPATALIAGGVVVVSLFFALWARRAKADHRMPMYFIGAALLAACGTLAIVFRDSFFGIFGKSGSLTGRTETWQKVIDLGSEHPAAGWGWVSYWAPWVEPFKSLDVQGGIPVMHAHNAWLDVWFQLGFIGLALFGLLVFVTTWRVWFRAVDQPRRGPGAPLPYATSALWPFLIMMAMLVQSLTESRMIVESGWLLLVLFTVKTRFDYEVPSSQDDQKRIPWRDTPIPRG from the coding sequence ATGGCTGAAATTACCCGAGAGGCGAAACACCACCGCCTCGGCGTGAACGCATACGCAACCGCGACCTTCTTTATCGCGCTCGGCGGCAACGCGTTTCGCAACCTGCTCGGGCTGCAGGGGTACGTCGCGCTCGTGGTCGTGGTGTTCGGTATCGGCATCGCGCTGTTCATCAAGCAGCGCCCCGAGCGCTTTCGTTGGTACCGCCTGCCAGCGCCCCTGACGCTCTTTCTCGTCTTCGCCGCGCTCTCGATTCTCTGGTCGCAGTACCGGCTCGAGTCACTGCTCGGCGTCACGGCGCAGCTCATCACGACGGCCGTCGCCGTGATGCTCGCGCTACTCCTGACGTGGCAAGAAACACTCAGCACCCTGGCGAGTGCCTTTCGCTACCTGCTCGGCCTCTCGATCGTCTTCGAACTGTTCGTCTCGATCTTCATTCGCGAGCCGCTCTTGCCGTGGTGGATCGAGGCTCCCGAGGGCAAGACCCCGAATCTGCTCTACTGGAGCCGTGACCTCCTGTTCGAGGGTGGCCCGATTCAGGGCCTGCTCGGCAGTTCGACGCTGCTCGGCTTCGCGGCGTTGCTCGGCCTCATCATCTTTGTCATTCAGCTTCGTGCCGGCACTGTGCGCCCATTTGCGGGCTGGTTCTGGGTCATCGTTGCGCTCGCCACGCTCGTGCTCACGAGGCCCGCGACGGCGCTCATCGCTGGCGGCGTCGTTGTCGTCTCGCTCTTCTTCGCGCTCTGGGCGAGGCGGGCGAAGGCCGACCACCGCATGCCCATGTACTTCATCGGCGCGGCACTGCTCGCGGCGTGCGGCACGCTCGCGATCGTGTTTCGCGACAGCTTCTTCGGCATCTTCGGCAAATCGGGCAGTCTGACGGGCCGCACCGAGACCTGGCAAAAGGTCATCGATCTCGGCTCAGAGCACCCCGCTGCCGGCTGGGGCTGGGTGAGCTACTGGGCCCCGTGGGTCGAACCGTTTAAGAGCCTCGACGTGCAGGGCGGCATTCCCGTCATGCACGCGCACAATGCGTGGCTCGACGTCTGGTTCCAGCTCGGCTTCATCGGGCTCGCCCTCTTCGGCTTGCTCGTGTTCGTCACCACGTGGCGCGTGTGGTTCAGGGCCGTCGACCAGCCGAGGCGCGGCCCCGGCGCTCCCCTGCCCTACGCGACGAGCGCGCTCTGGCCGTTTCTCATCATGATGGCGATGCTCGTGCAGTCGCTCACCGAGAGCCGCATGATTGTCGAGAGCGGGTGGCTTCTGCTCGTGCTCTTCACGGTGAAGACCCGTTTCGACTACGAGGTGCCCTCGAGCCAGGATGACCAGAAGCGCATTCCATGGCGCGATACGCCGATTCCACGCGGCTAG
- a CDS encoding glycosyltransferase has product MTTVLQNVVFPTITDPDVLPLYADPESWSEVDGKPLRLTAVASIDNVLSRHSTRVRAGKRVSYATYFNAFPASYWQRWSVVTDVTLQVTTSGPGTVMVYRSNAAGALQQVAATTVSGEQQRSAFDLPLNKFGDGGWYWFDLVAGDGDLVLEHGEWSTEAEPTTPGKLNIGMTTYNKPDYCVQTLRAIEGSPALVEAIDQVFLVDQGTLKVRDEAGYAELQEALGDKLRVIEQPNLGGSGGFSRSMAETLKRDESDFLLLLDDDIEFEPESALRAHQFARFSRTPVIVGGHMFDLYDKPVMHAWAEIVGDEAFNWGPSFPEQHRHNFRNANLRQTPWMHARLDADYNGWWMCLIPKKVIAELGLSIPVFIKWDDAEYGLRAKAAGYRTVSLPGVALWHVSWLDKDDSQDWGAYFHTRNRIIAGLLHSTRPKSGRLLQNSGRQDIKKLLNMQYYATQLAVDALRDVLKGPEVLHATMAQSMPEARKRAEGFPETRVYRPGDEDTPVSRGGRVIPTLDPDPQSPAGTQLALYTLKNVPKHWLRKEAEAASIEPELEYPKREAFWWRVPSHRSVIVGTADGAGKMWYRHDRAKFRRLLKESRALTREIEKNWDALAEQYRAAMPRLTSVEEWERTFTGRS; this is encoded by the coding sequence GTGACCACGGTTCTTCAGAACGTCGTTTTCCCGACGATCACCGACCCCGATGTACTGCCCCTCTACGCCGACCCAGAGTCGTGGAGCGAGGTTGACGGGAAACCGCTGAGGCTCACCGCCGTCGCGAGCATCGACAATGTGCTCTCACGCCACAGCACCAGGGTGCGCGCTGGCAAGCGCGTCTCGTACGCGACCTACTTCAACGCGTTTCCCGCCTCGTACTGGCAGCGCTGGAGCGTCGTCACCGACGTCACGCTCCAGGTCACGACGAGCGGCCCCGGCACTGTCATGGTGTACCGCTCGAACGCTGCGGGAGCGCTGCAGCAGGTCGCGGCGACAACCGTTTCGGGCGAACAGCAGCGATCCGCCTTCGATCTGCCCCTCAACAAGTTTGGCGACGGCGGCTGGTACTGGTTCGACCTCGTCGCTGGCGACGGCGACCTCGTGCTCGAGCACGGCGAGTGGAGCACCGAGGCCGAGCCCACGACACCCGGCAAACTCAACATCGGCATGACGACCTACAACAAGCCCGACTACTGCGTGCAGACCCTGCGCGCGATCGAGGGCTCGCCCGCGCTCGTCGAAGCGATCGACCAGGTGTTTCTTGTTGACCAGGGAACCCTGAAGGTGCGCGACGAGGCCGGCTATGCCGAGCTGCAAGAAGCGCTCGGCGACAAGCTGCGCGTCATCGAGCAGCCCAACCTCGGCGGCTCGGGCGGCTTCTCGCGGTCGATGGCCGAGACGCTGAAGCGCGACGAGTCAGACTTCCTCCTCCTACTCGACGACGACATCGAGTTCGAGCCAGAGAGCGCGCTGCGCGCCCACCAGTTCGCGCGGTTCAGCCGCACGCCCGTGATCGTGGGCGGCCACATGTTCGACCTCTACGACAAGCCCGTCATGCACGCCTGGGCTGAGATCGTGGGCGACGAGGCCTTCAACTGGGGCCCCTCGTTCCCTGAGCAGCACCGCCACAACTTCCGCAACGCGAACCTGCGCCAAACGCCGTGGATGCACGCGCGCCTCGACGCCGACTACAACGGTTGGTGGATGTGCCTCATCCCGAAGAAGGTCATCGCCGAGCTCGGCCTCTCGATTCCGGTCTTCATCAAGTGGGATGACGCCGAGTACGGGCTGCGCGCGAAGGCCGCCGGCTACCGCACCGTCTCGCTGCCCGGCGTCGCCCTCTGGCACGTCTCGTGGCTCGATAAAGACGACTCGCAAGACTGGGGCGCATACTTCCACACCCGCAACCGCATCATCGCGGGTCTCTTGCACTCGACCAGGCCCAAGAGCGGCCGGCTCCTGCAAAACAGCGGCCGTCAGGACATCAAGAAGCTGCTCAACATGCAGTACTACGCGACGCAGCTCGCGGTCGACGCCCTGCGCGACGTTTTGAAGGGCCCCGAGGTGCTGCACGCAACCATGGCGCAGTCGATGCCCGAGGCGCGAAAGCGCGCTGAGGGCTTCCCCGAAACGCGCGTGTACCGCCCGGGCGACGAAGACACTCCGGTGTCGCGAGGCGGCCGCGTGATTCCGACCCTCGACCCCGATCCGCAAAGCCCCGCCGGCACCCAGCTGGCGCTGTACACGCTCAAGAACGTGCCAAAGCACTGGCTGCGCAAAGAGGCCGAGGCCGCGTCGATCGAGCCAGAGCTCGAATACCCGAAGCGCGAGGCCTTCTGGTGGCGGGTGCCCTCGCACCGCAGCGTCATCGTGGGCACGGCCGACGGTGCAGGCAAGATGTGGTACCGGCACGACCGCGCAAAATTCAGGCGCCTGCTCAAAGAGAGCCGCGCGCTCACCCGCGAGATCGAAAAGAACTGGGATGCGCTCGCTGAGCAGTACCGAGCAGCTATGCCACGCCTCACCTCGGTCGAAGAGTGGGAGCGCACGTTTACCGGGCGTTCATAG
- a CDS encoding class I SAM-dependent methyltransferase, translating into MQSFVPVSADRSGITFHWVPASLSSIDICFDEQRVWSLDVRDIAGGTELPWPEALHPFLIGSSTLMIAPTGDTEALWSGEVAFTSDDARVAIVNDAGVGLSLNKWLRLAPNLTEMGQDVRDEIVRRAAVIIDNLTDMGLRPFVVGGTLLGGVRDGSLLPHDDDADVAYLSRFTTPAEVAREGYQVGRRLEALGYTLMRHSATHMQLHFATDSGVDYYIDVFAAFFTDDGNINQPFHVRGPMREADMLPFSQVTIGGTAFPAPRVPEVWLEINYDADWRTPIPGFVIETPEPTRRRFQNWFGSFNFGRHFWNGWYAHPDAYAPWEPGAEWITDAARSLQAPQLVELGAGGGSLTRRLATPTREVIATDYAREPLTHLKRLSEQANVRAAHVNLYRITSLAAPTENGVTGPFDLVAHHVFEQVTEHARPNMYRLARMALNSGGKAIGTFFTRHAADLAPDNPTTWHLTPEQLRAEAAAFGLEARVQPLAATPGAAGTAGSVATTSAGFSEAARSAALERQPFGVTFTLAPTHSSTSTQGAPMSSPLSRLFRAVDPRITRAKVRELNEQVQQLQTELDEYRGHSSKLAELLDLAENQLSPEARGGAGSGASPSAE; encoded by the coding sequence ATGCAATCTTTCGTGCCCGTGAGCGCTGACCGTTCGGGAATCACCTTTCACTGGGTGCCGGCCTCGCTCTCATCCATCGATATTTGCTTCGATGAGCAGCGTGTCTGGTCTCTCGACGTGCGCGACATCGCGGGCGGCACCGAGCTGCCGTGGCCCGAAGCGCTGCACCCGTTTCTTATCGGCTCGTCGACCCTGATGATCGCCCCCACGGGCGACACCGAGGCGCTCTGGTCGGGCGAGGTCGCGTTTACGAGCGACGATGCCCGCGTCGCGATCGTCAACGACGCCGGCGTGGGGCTCTCGCTCAACAAGTGGCTGCGACTCGCACCGAACCTCACCGAGATGGGGCAAGACGTGCGCGACGAGATCGTGCGCCGCGCGGCCGTGATCATCGACAACCTCACCGACATGGGCCTGAGGCCCTTCGTCGTCGGCGGAACCCTGCTGGGCGGCGTGCGCGACGGCTCGCTACTGCCCCACGACGATGACGCCGACGTCGCCTACCTCTCGCGCTTCACGACCCCCGCCGAGGTCGCGCGCGAGGGCTACCAGGTGGGCCGCCGGCTCGAGGCCCTCGGCTACACGCTCATGCGCCACAGCGCGACCCACATGCAGCTGCACTTCGCGACCGACTCGGGCGTCGACTACTACATCGACGTCTTCGCCGCGTTCTTCACCGACGACGGCAACATCAACCAGCCGTTTCACGTGCGCGGCCCCATGCGCGAGGCCGACATGCTGCCCTTCAGCCAGGTCACCATTGGCGGCACCGCGTTTCCCGCACCCCGCGTGCCCGAGGTATGGCTCGAGATCAACTACGACGCCGACTGGCGCACCCCGATTCCCGGCTTCGTCATCGAAACGCCAGAGCCCACGCGCCGCCGCTTTCAGAACTGGTTCGGCTCGTTCAACTTTGGCCGGCACTTCTGGAACGGCTGGTACGCCCACCCCGACGCCTACGCGCCGTGGGAGCCAGGAGCCGAGTGGATCACCGACGCTGCCCGCTCACTCCAAGCGCCCCAGCTCGTAGAGCTCGGAGCCGGCGGCGGATCGCTCACGCGGCGCCTCGCCACGCCAACCCGCGAGGTCATCGCCACCGACTATGCCCGCGAGCCGCTCACCCACCTCAAGCGGCTCTCAGAGCAGGCCAATGTGCGCGCCGCCCACGTCAACCTGTACCGCATCACGTCGCTCGCGGCGCCCACCGAAAACGGCGTCACGGGCCCGTTCGACCTCGTCGCCCACCACGTCTTCGAGCAGGTCACCGAGCACGCGCGCCCCAACATGTACCGGCTCGCCCGCATGGCCCTGAACTCTGGCGGAAAGGCCATCGGCACCTTCTTCACCCGCCACGCAGCCGACCTCGCGCCCGACAACCCCACCACCTGGCACCTCACCCCCGAGCAGCTGCGCGCCGAGGCCGCGGCCTTCGGGCTCGAGGCGCGGGTGCAGCCGCTCGCGGCGACGCCGGGGGCTGCTGGCACGGCTGGCTCGGTCGCCACGACTAGCGCGGGATTCTCGGAGGCCGCGCGATCCGCCGCCCTCGAACGACAGCCCTTCGGCGTGACCTTCACGCTCGCGCCCACACACTCTTCGACCTCGACCCAAGGAGCCCCCATGTCTTCGCCCCTCTCACGACTCTTTCGCGCCGTCGATCCACGCATTACCCGCGCCAAAGTACGGGAGCTCAACGAGCAGGTGCAGCAGCTCCAGACCGAGCTCGACGAATACCGCGGCCACAGCTCGAAGCTCGCCGAGCTGCTCGACCTCGCCGAGAACCAGCTGAGCCCGGAGGCTCGCGGAGGCGCCGGTTCGGGCGCCAGCCCCAGCGCCGAGTGA
- a CDS encoding flavodoxin family protein, whose amino-acid sequence MATLLVVHHSPTPRTLEIAQAVLEGTRLEGLEDVTVVERNALEATVDDVLAADGYLLGSSVHFGYLSGALKHFFDTTFNATHEATKGRPFSYWLHGSYDSTGAEIAMQQITTGYGWKLCTDPLVFLGEFTAEMRNAATELGATVAASC is encoded by the coding sequence ATGGCCACACTGCTCGTCGTTCATCACAGCCCTACCCCGCGCACGCTCGAGATCGCCCAGGCGGTGCTTGAGGGAACCAGGCTCGAGGGGCTCGAAGACGTGACCGTGGTTGAGCGCAACGCGCTCGAGGCGACCGTCGACGACGTGCTCGCGGCCGATGGCTACCTGCTCGGCTCAAGCGTGCACTTCGGGTACCTTTCGGGGGCGCTCAAGCACTTCTTCGACACGACGTTCAATGCCACGCACGAGGCCACGAAGGGGCGGCCGTTCTCGTACTGGTTGCACGGGTCGTACGACAGCACCGGCGCCGAAATTGCAATGCAGCAGATCACGACGGGGTACGGCTGGAAGCTGTGCACTGATCCGCTGGTATTTCTCGGTGAGTTCACCGCAGAAATGCGCAACGCGGCGACCGAGCTTGGTGCTACGGTCGCCGCGTCGTGCTAG
- the glf gene encoding UDP-galactopyranose mutase, whose amino-acid sequence MDLLVVGSGFFGLTIAERAATELGKKVTVIERRNHIGGNAYSEAEPETGIEVHRYGAHLFHTSNETVWEYVNRFTTFTNYVHRVYSNYEGEVYPLPINLGTINQFFRAAYGPEEARALIAEQASEHDSKTAQNLEERGISLIGRPLYEAFIRDYTSKQWQTPLTELPAEIISRLPVRYTYNNNYFSDTHEGLPTDGYTAWLERMADHPNIEVKLDTDFFDESQPLNKNAVVGKVPVVYTGPVDRYFDYAEGELSWRTLDFEEEVLEVGDFQGTSVMNYAGSDVPYTRIHEFRHFHPERDYPKDKTVIMREYSRFATRDDEPYYPVNTPDDREMLLKYRERADAEDRVIFGGRLGTYQYLDMHMAIGSALSVFNNKLPDLFA is encoded by the coding sequence ATGGATCTTCTCGTAGTCGGGTCAGGCTTCTTCGGCCTCACCATCGCAGAACGCGCAGCAACCGAGCTCGGTAAAAAGGTGACGGTCATTGAGCGCCGCAACCACATTGGCGGTAACGCCTACTCAGAGGCCGAGCCCGAGACCGGTATCGAGGTGCACCGCTACGGCGCGCACCTCTTTCACACCTCGAACGAGACGGTGTGGGAGTACGTGAATCGCTTCACGACCTTCACGAATTACGTGCACCGCGTGTACTCGAACTACGAGGGCGAGGTGTACCCGCTGCCCATCAACCTCGGTACGATCAACCAGTTCTTCCGCGCGGCGTACGGCCCCGAAGAGGCGCGCGCGCTCATCGCTGAGCAGGCAAGCGAGCACGACAGCAAGACGGCGCAAAACCTTGAAGAGCGCGGCATCTCGCTCATCGGTCGCCCCCTCTACGAGGCGTTCATTCGCGACTACACCTCGAAGCAGTGGCAGACCCCGCTCACCGAGCTTCCCGCCGAGATCATCAGCCGCCTGCCGGTGCGCTACACGTACAACAACAACTACTTCAGCGACACCCACGAGGGGCTGCCGACCGACGGCTACACAGCGTGGCTCGAGCGCATGGCCGACCACCCGAACATCGAGGTGAAGCTCGACACCGACTTCTTTGACGAGTCGCAGCCGCTCAACAAGAACGCCGTCGTCGGCAAAGTTCCCGTCGTGTACACGGGCCCCGTCGACCGCTACTTCGACTACGCCGAGGGCGAGCTCAGCTGGCGCACCCTCGACTTCGAAGAGGAGGTGCTCGAGGTCGGCGACTTCCAGGGCACGAGCGTCATGAACTACGCCGGGTCAGATGTGCCCTACACGCGCATTCACGAGTTTCGCCACTTTCACCCCGAGCGCGACTACCCGAAAGACAAGACCGTCATCATGCGCGAATACTCGCGTTTCGCGACGCGCGACGACGAGCCCTACTACCCGGTCAACACCCCCGACGATCGCGAGATGCTGCTCAAGTACCGCGAGCGCGCAGACGCTGAAGACCGCGTGATTTTCGGCGGGCGCCTCGGCACTTACCAGTACCTCGACATGCACATGGCCATCGGCTCAGCGCTGTCGGTGTTCAACAACAAGCTGCCCGACCTCTTCGCGTAG
- a CDS encoding nucleotide sugar dehydrogenase yields MKIAVIATGKIGLPLATQFASMGHEVVGVDVNQALVDCINRGEEPFPGEFGLAEKLAEQVPSGKLRATSDYADAIPGADAIVIVVPLLVNEETWQPDFTWMDQATRSFAEHITPGTLVSYETTLPVGTVRSRWKPLIEEVSGLTEGTDFHVVFSPERVLTGRVYEDLKKYPKLVGGLSEAGTKLATDFYESVLTFDERPDLPRPNGVWDMGTAEAAEMAKLAETTYRDVNIGLANQFAQFADTAGIDVYKVIEACNSQPFSHIHRPGIAVGGHCIPVYPRLYLSTDPDASIVRTARNANAEMPAYTVGRVAEMLGDLAGQRVVVLGAAYRGGVKETAVSGVFPTVDELKKRGAVVTVHDPLFSEEELAAYGFTAHTLGDPVDVAILQADHAMYRELTAADFPGIKLIADGRNYTDPAKWAGTPRIVIGAAG; encoded by the coding sequence GTGAAGATCGCAGTCATTGCAACCGGAAAAATCGGCCTCCCGCTCGCAACCCAGTTCGCCTCGATGGGGCACGAGGTTGTCGGCGTCGACGTGAACCAAGCTCTCGTCGATTGCATCAACCGCGGCGAAGAGCCGTTTCCCGGCGAGTTCGGCCTCGCCGAGAAGCTCGCAGAGCAGGTGCCCTCGGGCAAGCTGCGCGCCACGAGCGACTACGCCGACGCCATTCCCGGCGCCGACGCGATCGTGATTGTCGTACCCCTGCTCGTGAACGAAGAGACCTGGCAGCCCGACTTCACCTGGATGGATCAGGCCACCCGATCATTCGCCGAGCACATCACGCCGGGCACCCTCGTCTCGTACGAGACCACCCTGCCCGTAGGCACGGTGCGAAGCCGCTGGAAGCCGCTCATCGAAGAGGTCTCTGGGCTCACCGAAGGCACCGACTTTCACGTCGTGTTCTCGCCAGAACGCGTGCTCACCGGCCGCGTGTACGAAGACTTGAAGAAGTACCCGAAGCTCGTGGGCGGGCTCTCTGAGGCCGGCACGAAGCTGGCAACCGACTTCTACGAGTCGGTGCTCACCTTCGACGAGCGTCCCGACCTGCCGAGGCCCAACGGTGTATGGGACATGGGAACGGCCGAGGCCGCCGAGATGGCAAAGCTCGCTGAGACCACCTACCGTGACGTCAACATTGGCCTCGCGAACCAGTTTGCGCAGTTCGCCGACACCGCCGGCATCGACGTGTACAAGGTCATTGAGGCCTGCAACTCGCAGCCCTTCAGCCACATTCACCGCCCCGGCATCGCCGTCGGCGGGCACTGCATTCCCGTCTACCCGCGCCTCTACCTCTCGACCGACCCCGACGCCTCGATCGTGCGCACCGCTCGCAACGCAAACGCTGAGATGCCCGCATACACGGTTGGCCGCGTTGCCGAGATGCTCGGTGACCTCGCCGGTCAACGCGTCGTGGTGCTCGGCGCCGCCTACCGCGGTGGCGTCAAAGAGACCGCCGTTTCAGGCGTGTTTCCCACCGTCGACGAACTGAAGAAGCGCGGCGCGGTTGTGACCGTGCACGATCCGCTGTTCTCAGAAGAAGAGCTCGCCGCCTACGGCTTCACCGCGCACACGCTCGGCGACCCGGTTGACGTCGCGATTCTTCAGGCCGACCACGCGATGTACCGCGAGCTCACCGCCGCAGACTTTCCTGGTATCAAGCTCATCGCCGACGGCCGCAACTACACCGACCCCGCGAAGTGGGCTGGTACGCCTCGCATCGTGATTGGCGCTGCGGGCTAA
- a CDS encoding glycosyltransferase, whose amino-acid sequence MSEQTALDVDLIIAVHSDARPIERAVRSALAASTASLRVTVVCHNVETEPIERRLGDLCADPRVRLVQHRDAVKSPAGPFNAGLELATARYTSIMGSDDSLEAGAIDSWLRRADETRADVVIAGLAHAVGGAVPTPPVRLFREHNLDMVRDRLSYRTAPLGLVSRETFGHLRLTEGLRTGEDIAYGLELWAHARRIEFARSGPGYLVHADADERVTTALGPIEDDLEFVEGLLSSATLRGLGAKQRQAFLTKMVRGSLLPLVTNRLNSWHWSPQQNEALMIVAEQFLAAAGARAGASPAEAFPSLSRAEARLFDAMLARDSNAETLVAAARATRRRLRPASLLTPRLGHVLRADAPLRFTAASVALFTKG is encoded by the coding sequence GTGAGCGAGCAGACGGCGCTCGACGTCGATCTCATCATTGCGGTGCACAGCGACGCCCGCCCGATCGAGCGCGCGGTGCGGTCGGCGCTCGCCGCGAGCACGGCTTCGCTGCGTGTCACGGTGGTGTGTCACAACGTCGAAACCGAACCCATCGAGCGGCGTCTCGGCGACCTGTGCGCAGACCCGCGCGTTCGTCTCGTGCAGCACCGCGACGCGGTGAAGAGCCCGGCCGGCCCCTTTAACGCGGGGCTCGAACTGGCCACTGCGAGGTACACCTCGATCATGGGCTCAGACGACTCGCTTGAGGCGGGGGCCATCGACAGCTGGCTGCGCCGCGCCGACGAGACCCGCGCCGACGTCGTGATTGCCGGCCTGGCCCACGCCGTGGGCGGGGCAGTGCCAACGCCGCCCGTGCGGCTGTTTCGAGAGCACAACCTCGACATGGTGCGTGACCGGCTCAGCTACCGAACGGCGCCGCTCGGTCTTGTGTCACGTGAAACGTTCGGCCATCTGAGGCTCACCGAGGGGCTGCGTACGGGCGAAGACATCGCCTACGGCCTCGAACTCTGGGCTCACGCTCGTCGTATTGAGTTTGCGCGAAGCGGGCCTGGCTACCTCGTGCACGCAGACGCCGACGAACGGGTAACCACGGCGTTGGGGCCCATTGAAGACGACCTTGAGTTCGTTGAAGGGCTGCTCAGCTCGGCGACCCTGCGCGGTCTTGGCGCGAAGCAGCGGCAGGCCTTTCTCACGAAAATGGTGCGCGGCAGCCTGCTGCCGCTCGTGACCAACCGACTGAACAGCTGGCACTGGAGCCCGCAGCAAAACGAGGCGCTCATGATCGTCGCCGAGCAGTTTCTCGCGGCCGCTGGGGCCAGGGCAGGGGCTTCGCCCGCCGAGGCTTTCCCGTCGCTCTCGCGTGCCGAAGCGCGGCTGTTCGACGCCATGCTCGCGCGAGACAGCAACGCCGAAACGCTCGTGGCCGCGGCCAGAGCAACGCGTCGACGGCTGAGACCCGCTTCGCTCCTCACGCCCCGCCTCGGCCACGTGCTGCGGGCCGATGCGCCGCTGAGGTTCACCGCCGCGAGCGTTGCGCTCTTCACCAAGGGTTAA